A DNA window from Drosophila virilis strain 15010-1051.87 chromosome 4, Dvir_AGI_RSII-ME, whole genome shotgun sequence contains the following coding sequences:
- the GramD1B gene encoding protein Aster-B isoform X1, producing the protein MHFVTQQRQQQQQQQQQQQQQQQQKSTAAATATTTRFVSLCKSSSQGALPKTLATAQSLLKQSSQQQQQQQQQPQQQRHKRAASLNLHATPMIKDIEINTTTTTTTAAAAAAATTAAAAAAAAAAVEATATAACSIEPTHATNMICDAKEEQQQQQQQQQQLQQQQQQPELQQQQSLEQQQQQQLEAEPDEKCTQSIHNNGDRRDSISDDNTINSSTLNSKLLTIQEAAGTIERSSISLATALTTAQTTSVSVCTASVICHEALSSVSGGGGGGVASISSSSSSSNSGSHHNVAPGSSIHSSPQANTPSISIAAAESKDQSQPAQSHSVDSNGQPSGSCTDSPSSRKSSTSSKGKPAKLSTSSSGRDEDAQGKLSESASTDSVLLRGDNNSTTSNEKPSKGTSRLSERAKKKSWYNVIYPNYKSRAEDFKKLFKDVPNDERLIVDYSCALQRDILVQGRLYVSQNYVCFHANIFSWETYVSIKWKDVTAITKEKTALVIPNAITISTAREKYFFATFASRDKSYLMLFRVWQNTLLNKQFSQQEIWRYVHNCYGDELGLTTDDEDYIDPTLDAADTETDGDFQTALDDLGGDQSNSSQCTNNSGQQQQQQQLQQQSGNSSASSGGGSAAAVRKSKTKYFFNSSKSSNLNSSANASASGSDNKASDNTRKSNKKMKANAKELTLSSVKATEQSVAVTLSVPSTNSGPTTATNTNSNSNTTNTNTTSSSTTATATTTSSSSNNNNNSSSNSSSAMATTTATTTTASGGIVGGAGGDRRAEKINSSSAANATAAEPQSHGSDVKRKVGKNQRQRDDLAAKNAEAGPTDVSDSSDSEENNVPFVPSTECTSTHEGRQIVHTILPIRVDTLFNFLFSKSKFLTDFHELRKSTDLSMGEWHKNDEGQNVRLVNVTVQLAASVGPKTSKVTEYQTMRECSKPGELYSIDVNSVNAGIPYADSFSVLIHFCLARTVDDHTMLSVHAQIKYKKSIWGVVKGFIEKNTWAGLEDFFGAQLHALQSETCIPPAKGKGRRPRRGTSTQARPMEEAAGGAAQSGLAESLDNWETKMLSAGGVGAGTAAGLLAHGAAGGGGGAGSRQQQLLLAAQQQQQQLLAGGHQLGQGQDRFRHRSLSLFVILLMCLLLALNVILLLKLWKLEEHIDVDLSRRARMPSLAALKELPNTNQDWLELLRQQELSHESELRKWHQVLQTAIELLKKTEKTLAEVMIP; encoded by the exons GATTAAAGATATTGaaataaacacaacaacaacaacaacaacagcagcagcagcagcagcagcaacaacagctgcagctgcagcagcagcagcagcagcagttgaagCAACTGCTACTGCTGCGTGCAGCATTGAGCCTACCCATGCCACAAACATGATTTGTGATGCAAAagaagaacagcagcaacagcagcagcagcaacagcaactgcagcaacagcaacagcaacctgaactgcagcagcagcaatcactggaacagcagcagcagcagcagctggaagcTGAGCCGGATGAGAAATGTACACAAAGTATACACAATAATGGCGACAG GCGCGATTCGATCAGCGATGACAACAcaatcaacagcagcacatTAAACAGCAAACTATTGACCATACAGGAGGCCGCCGGCACCATCGAGCGCAGCAGCATTTCGCTAGCCACAGCCTTGACTACGGCACAGAccacttccgtttccgtttgcACAGCATCCGTCATCTGTCATGAGGCGCTCAGCAGCgtcagcggcggcggcggcggtggcgtcgccagcatcagcagcagcagcagcagcagtaacagcgGCAGCCATCACAACGTAGCGCCCGGCAGCAGCATACACAGCAGTCCACAGGCGAACACGCCCAGCATAAGCATCGCTGCAGCCGAGTCCAAGGACCAATCGCAGCCGGCGCAATCGCATAGCGTTGATTCGAATGGTCAGCCGAGCGGCTCCTGCACGGACAGTCCCAGCAGTCGCAAGAGCTCAACTAGCTCCAAGGGCAAACCAGCCAAGTTATCCACGTCGAGCAGTGGACGCGATGAG GATGCACAGGGCAAACTAAGCGAATCCGCGAGCACCGACAGCGTTCTATTACGCGGAGATAACAACAGCACCACATCTAATGAGAAGCCCAGCAAGGGCACTTCCCGACTCTCCGAGCGCGCCAAGAAGAAGTCCTGGTACAACGTCATCTATCCGAATTATAAATCACGCGCCGAGGACTTCAAAAAACTGTTCAAAGATGTGCCCAACGATGAGCGTCTAATTGTGG ACTACTCGTGCGCGCTGCAACGGGATATATTGGTGCAGGGTCGTTTGTACGTGTCCCAGAATTATGTGTGTTTCCATGCGAACATCTTTAGCTGGGAAACGTATGTGAGCATCAAATGGAAGGATGTGACAGCAATTACGAAAGAGAAAACAGCGCTCGTGATACCGAATGCGATTACAATATCTACCGCCAGGGAGAAGTATTTTTTTGCGACATTCGCGTCGCGTGACAAGTCGTATTTGATGCTCTTTCGTGTCTGGCAGAACACATTGTTGAACAAACAGTTCTCACAGCAGGAGATCTGGCGTTACGTGCACAATTGCTACGGCGATGAATTGGGCCTGACCACAGACGATGAGGACTATATAGATCCCACGCTGGACGCGGCCGATACAGAAACCGATGGTGACTTTCAAACGGCCCTTGACGATCTCGGCGGCGATCAGAGCAATTCCAGTCAGTGCACCAACAATTcgggccagcagcagcagcagcagcagctgcagcaacagagcggcaacagcagcgccagcagcggcggcggcagcgcagcagctGTACGCAAATCGAAGACGAAATATTTCTTTAACTCAAGCAAATCGTCAAATTTAAACTCATCGGCCAACGCATCGGCCAGTGGCTCGGATAATAAAGCCAGCGACAATACGCGTAAATCAAATAAGAAAATGAAGGCCAATGCCAAAGAGCTGACACTCAGCTCCGTCAAGGCAACGGAGCAATCGGTGGCCGTCACACTCAGCGTGCCCAGCACCAACAGCGGCCCAACCACCGccaccaacaccaacagcaacagcaacaccaccAATACAaacaccaccagcagcagcaccacagCCActgccaccaccaccagcagcagcagcaacaacaacaacaacagcagcagcaacagcagctcagCGATGGCCACCACAACGGCAACAACCACTACAGCCAGTGGTGGCATTGTCGGTGGTGCTGGCGGCGACAGAAGAGCCGAAAagatcaacagcagcagtgcGGCAAACGCAACTGCAGCCGAACCCCAGAGTCATGGCTCCGATGTCAAGCGCAAAGTTGGCAAAAATCAGCGACAACGCGATGATTTGGCGGCCAAAAATGCCGAGGCTGGGCCCACAGATGTCTCGGACTCTTCCGATTCCGAGGAGAACAATGTGCC CTTTGTGCCGAGTACGGAGTGCACATCGACGCACGAGGGCCGCCAAATAGTGCACACAATTCTGCCCATACGCGTGGATACTCTGTTCAATTTTCTGTTCTCAAAGTCGAAATTCCTAACGGACTTTCACGAGCTGCGCAAATCGACCGATCTGTCCATGGGCGAGTGGCATAAAAATGATGAGGGCCAGAATGTGCGGCTGGTAAACGTGACCGTGCAACTGGCCGCCTCGGTGGGCCCAAAAACCTCAAAG GTCACCGAATATCAAACGATGCGCGAGTGCAGCAAGCCGGGTGAACTGTATTCGATAGACGTGAACAGCGTCAACGCGGGCATACCATATGCGGACAGTTTCAGTGTGCTCATACACTTCTGTCTGGCGCG CACTGTGGATGATCATACGATGTTGTCGGTGCATGcgcaaatcaaatataaaaagtcCATTTGGGGCGTTGTCAAGGGCTTCATTGAGAAGAATACGTGGGCGGGCCTGGAGGATTTCTTTGGTGCGCAGCTGCATGCGCTGCAGAGCGAGACCTGCATACCGCCGGCCAAGGGCAAGGGCAGGCGTCCCAGACGTG GTACCTCCACACAAGCGCGCCCCATGGAGGAAGCAGCCGGCGGCGCCGCACAGAGTGGCCTGGCCGAATCGCTAGACAATTGGGAGACAAAAATGTTGTCCGCTGGCGGCGTTGGCGCTGGCACCGCGGCTGGCCTACTGGCACATGGCGCTGCTGGTGGCGGCGGTGGGGCCGGCAgccgacagcagcagctgttgctggccgcgcagcagcagcagcaacagttgctggcgGGCGGCCATCAGCTGGGCCAGGGCCAGGACAGATTCAGACACAGGAGCCTGTCGCTGTTCGTTATATTGTTAATGTGCTTGCTGCTGGCATTAAATGTGATATTATTACTTAAGCTCTGGAAGCTGGAGGAACACATTGACGTCGATCTCAGCCGGCGCGCCCGCATGCCCAGTTTGGCAGCCCTCAA AGAACTACCCAATACGAATCAAGATTGGCTGGAATTGTTGCGCCAGCAGGAGCTATCGCATGAATCTGAGCTACGCAAATGGCATCAGGTGCTCCAAACGGCCATTGAGCTGCTGAAAAAG aCTGAAAAGACTTTGGCTGAAGTCATGATACCCTAG
- the GramD1B gene encoding streptococcal hemagglutinin isoform X3 — MHFVTQQRQQQQQQQQQQQQQQQQKSTAAATATTTRFVSLCKSSSQGALPKTLATAQSLLKQSSQQQQQQQQQPQQQRHKRAASLNLHATPMIKDIEINTTTTTTTAAAAAAATTAAAAAAAAAAVEATATAACSIEPTHATNMICDAKEEQQQQQQQQQQLQQQQQQPELQQQQSLEQQQQQQLEAEPDEKCTQSIHNNGDRRDSISDDNTINSSTLNSKLLTIQEAAGTIERSSISLATALTTAQTTSVSVCTASVICHEALSSVSGGGGGGVASISSSSSSSNSGSHHNVAPGSSIHSSPQANTPSISIAAAESKDQSQPAQSHSVDSNGQPSGSCTDSPSSRKSSTSSKGKPAKLSTSSSGRDEDAQGKLSESASTDSVLLRGDNNSTTSNEKPSKGTSRLSERAKKKSWYNVIYPNYKSRAEDFKKLFKDVPNDERLIVDYSCALQRDILVQGRLYVSQNYVCFHANIFSWETYVSIKWKDVTAITKEKTALVIPNAITISTAREKYFFATFASRDKSYLMLFRVWQNTLLNKQFSQQEIWRYVHNCYGDELGLTTDDEDYIDPTLDAADTETDGDFQTALDDLGGDQSNSSQCTNNSGQQQQQQQLQQQSGNSSASSGGGSAAAVRKSKTKYFFNSSKSSNLNSSANASASGSDNKASDNTRKSNKKMKANAKELTLSSVKATEQSVAVTLSVPSTNSGPTTATNTNSNSNTTNTNTTSSSTTATATTTSSSSNNNNNSSSNSSSAMATTTATTTTASGGIVGGAGGDRRAEKINSSSAANATAAEPQSHGSDVKRKVGKNQRQRDDLAAKNAEAGPTDVSDSSDSEENNVPFVPSTECTSTHEGRQIVHTILPIRVDTLFNFLFSKSKFLTDFHELRKSTDLSMGEWHKNDEGQNVRLVNVTVQLAASVGPKTSKVTEYQTMRECSKPGELYSIDVNSVNAGIPYADSFSVLIHFCLARTVDDHTMLSVHAQIKYKKSIWGVVKGFIEKNTWAGLEDFFGAQLHALQSETCIPPAKGKGRRPRREQQQLEQFACPAAN, encoded by the exons GATTAAAGATATTGaaataaacacaacaacaacaacaacaacagcagcagcagcagcagcagcaacaacagctgcagctgcagcagcagcagcagcagcagttgaagCAACTGCTACTGCTGCGTGCAGCATTGAGCCTACCCATGCCACAAACATGATTTGTGATGCAAAagaagaacagcagcaacagcagcagcagcaacagcaactgcagcaacagcaacagcaacctgaactgcagcagcagcaatcactggaacagcagcagcagcagcagctggaagcTGAGCCGGATGAGAAATGTACACAAAGTATACACAATAATGGCGACAG GCGCGATTCGATCAGCGATGACAACAcaatcaacagcagcacatTAAACAGCAAACTATTGACCATACAGGAGGCCGCCGGCACCATCGAGCGCAGCAGCATTTCGCTAGCCACAGCCTTGACTACGGCACAGAccacttccgtttccgtttgcACAGCATCCGTCATCTGTCATGAGGCGCTCAGCAGCgtcagcggcggcggcggcggtggcgtcgccagcatcagcagcagcagcagcagcagtaacagcgGCAGCCATCACAACGTAGCGCCCGGCAGCAGCATACACAGCAGTCCACAGGCGAACACGCCCAGCATAAGCATCGCTGCAGCCGAGTCCAAGGACCAATCGCAGCCGGCGCAATCGCATAGCGTTGATTCGAATGGTCAGCCGAGCGGCTCCTGCACGGACAGTCCCAGCAGTCGCAAGAGCTCAACTAGCTCCAAGGGCAAACCAGCCAAGTTATCCACGTCGAGCAGTGGACGCGATGAG GATGCACAGGGCAAACTAAGCGAATCCGCGAGCACCGACAGCGTTCTATTACGCGGAGATAACAACAGCACCACATCTAATGAGAAGCCCAGCAAGGGCACTTCCCGACTCTCCGAGCGCGCCAAGAAGAAGTCCTGGTACAACGTCATCTATCCGAATTATAAATCACGCGCCGAGGACTTCAAAAAACTGTTCAAAGATGTGCCCAACGATGAGCGTCTAATTGTGG ACTACTCGTGCGCGCTGCAACGGGATATATTGGTGCAGGGTCGTTTGTACGTGTCCCAGAATTATGTGTGTTTCCATGCGAACATCTTTAGCTGGGAAACGTATGTGAGCATCAAATGGAAGGATGTGACAGCAATTACGAAAGAGAAAACAGCGCTCGTGATACCGAATGCGATTACAATATCTACCGCCAGGGAGAAGTATTTTTTTGCGACATTCGCGTCGCGTGACAAGTCGTATTTGATGCTCTTTCGTGTCTGGCAGAACACATTGTTGAACAAACAGTTCTCACAGCAGGAGATCTGGCGTTACGTGCACAATTGCTACGGCGATGAATTGGGCCTGACCACAGACGATGAGGACTATATAGATCCCACGCTGGACGCGGCCGATACAGAAACCGATGGTGACTTTCAAACGGCCCTTGACGATCTCGGCGGCGATCAGAGCAATTCCAGTCAGTGCACCAACAATTcgggccagcagcagcagcagcagcagctgcagcaacagagcggcaacagcagcgccagcagcggcggcggcagcgcagcagctGTACGCAAATCGAAGACGAAATATTTCTTTAACTCAAGCAAATCGTCAAATTTAAACTCATCGGCCAACGCATCGGCCAGTGGCTCGGATAATAAAGCCAGCGACAATACGCGTAAATCAAATAAGAAAATGAAGGCCAATGCCAAAGAGCTGACACTCAGCTCCGTCAAGGCAACGGAGCAATCGGTGGCCGTCACACTCAGCGTGCCCAGCACCAACAGCGGCCCAACCACCGccaccaacaccaacagcaacagcaacaccaccAATACAaacaccaccagcagcagcaccacagCCActgccaccaccaccagcagcagcagcaacaacaacaacaacagcagcagcaacagcagctcagCGATGGCCACCACAACGGCAACAACCACTACAGCCAGTGGTGGCATTGTCGGTGGTGCTGGCGGCGACAGAAGAGCCGAAAagatcaacagcagcagtgcGGCAAACGCAACTGCAGCCGAACCCCAGAGTCATGGCTCCGATGTCAAGCGCAAAGTTGGCAAAAATCAGCGACAACGCGATGATTTGGCGGCCAAAAATGCCGAGGCTGGGCCCACAGATGTCTCGGACTCTTCCGATTCCGAGGAGAACAATGTGCC CTTTGTGCCGAGTACGGAGTGCACATCGACGCACGAGGGCCGCCAAATAGTGCACACAATTCTGCCCATACGCGTGGATACTCTGTTCAATTTTCTGTTCTCAAAGTCGAAATTCCTAACGGACTTTCACGAGCTGCGCAAATCGACCGATCTGTCCATGGGCGAGTGGCATAAAAATGATGAGGGCCAGAATGTGCGGCTGGTAAACGTGACCGTGCAACTGGCCGCCTCGGTGGGCCCAAAAACCTCAAAG GTCACCGAATATCAAACGATGCGCGAGTGCAGCAAGCCGGGTGAACTGTATTCGATAGACGTGAACAGCGTCAACGCGGGCATACCATATGCGGACAGTTTCAGTGTGCTCATACACTTCTGTCTGGCGCG CACTGTGGATGATCATACGATGTTGTCGGTGCATGcgcaaatcaaatataaaaagtcCATTTGGGGCGTTGTCAAGGGCTTCATTGAGAAGAATACGTGGGCGGGCCTGGAGGATTTCTTTGGTGCGCAGCTGCATGCGCTGCAGAGCGAGACCTGCATACCGCCGGCCAAGGGCAAGGGCAGGCGTCCCAGACGTG aacaacagcaactagaACAATTCGCATGCCCAGCTGCAAACTAG
- the GramD1B gene encoding streptococcal hemagglutinin isoform X2: protein MHFVTQQRQQQQQQQQQQQQQQQQKSTAAATATTTRFVSLCKSSSQGALPKTLATAQSLLKQSSQQQQQQQQQPQQQRHKRAASLNLHATPMIKDIEINTTTTTTTAAAAAAATTAAAAAAAAAAVEATATAACSIEPTHATNMICDAKEEQQQQQQQQQQLQQQQQQPELQQQQSLEQQQQQQLEAEPDEKCTQSIHNNGDRRDSISDDNTINSSTLNSKLLTIQEAAGTIERSSISLATALTTAQTTSVSVCTASVICHEALSSVSGGGGGGVASISSSSSSSNSGSHHNVAPGSSIHSSPQANTPSISIAAAESKDQSQPAQSHSVDSNGQPSGSCTDSPSSRKSSTSSKGKPAKLSTSSSGRDEDAQGKLSESASTDSVLLRGDNNSTTSNEKPSKGTSRLSERAKKKSWYNVIYPNYKSRAEDFKKLFKDVPNDERLIVDYSCALQRDILVQGRLYVSQNYVCFHANIFSWETYVSIKWKDVTAITKEKTALVIPNAITISTAREKYFFATFASRDKSYLMLFRVWQNTLLNKQFSQQEIWRYVHNCYGDELGLTTDDEDYIDPTLDAADTETDGDFQTALDDLGGDQSNSSQCTNNSGQQQQQQQLQQQSGNSSASSGGGSAAAVRKSKTKYFFNSSKSSNLNSSANASASGSDNKASDNTRKSNKKMKANAKELTLSSVKATEQSVAVTLSVPSTNSGPTTATNTNSNSNTTNTNTTSSSTTATATTTSSSSNNNNNSSSNSSSAMATTTATTTTASGGIVGGAGGDRRAEKINSSSAANATAAEPQSHGSDVKRKVGKNQRQRDDLAAKNAEAGPTDVSDSSDSEENNVPFVPSTECTSTHEGRQIVHTILPIRVDTLFNFLFSKSKFLTDFHELRKSTDLSMGEWHKNDEGQNVRLVNVTVQLAASVGPKTSKVTEYQTMRECSKPGELYSIDVNSVNAGIPYADSFSVLIHFCLARTVDDHTMLSVHAQIKYKKSIWGVVKGFIEKNTWAGLEDFFGAQLHALQSETCIPPAKGKGRRPRRATRTIRMPSCKLATTTTHRPQTATIDCGSNTNNNDNSKQHGQ, encoded by the exons GATTAAAGATATTGaaataaacacaacaacaacaacaacaacagcagcagcagcagcagcagcaacaacagctgcagctgcagcagcagcagcagcagcagttgaagCAACTGCTACTGCTGCGTGCAGCATTGAGCCTACCCATGCCACAAACATGATTTGTGATGCAAAagaagaacagcagcaacagcagcagcagcaacagcaactgcagcaacagcaacagcaacctgaactgcagcagcagcaatcactggaacagcagcagcagcagcagctggaagcTGAGCCGGATGAGAAATGTACACAAAGTATACACAATAATGGCGACAG GCGCGATTCGATCAGCGATGACAACAcaatcaacagcagcacatTAAACAGCAAACTATTGACCATACAGGAGGCCGCCGGCACCATCGAGCGCAGCAGCATTTCGCTAGCCACAGCCTTGACTACGGCACAGAccacttccgtttccgtttgcACAGCATCCGTCATCTGTCATGAGGCGCTCAGCAGCgtcagcggcggcggcggcggtggcgtcgccagcatcagcagcagcagcagcagcagtaacagcgGCAGCCATCACAACGTAGCGCCCGGCAGCAGCATACACAGCAGTCCACAGGCGAACACGCCCAGCATAAGCATCGCTGCAGCCGAGTCCAAGGACCAATCGCAGCCGGCGCAATCGCATAGCGTTGATTCGAATGGTCAGCCGAGCGGCTCCTGCACGGACAGTCCCAGCAGTCGCAAGAGCTCAACTAGCTCCAAGGGCAAACCAGCCAAGTTATCCACGTCGAGCAGTGGACGCGATGAG GATGCACAGGGCAAACTAAGCGAATCCGCGAGCACCGACAGCGTTCTATTACGCGGAGATAACAACAGCACCACATCTAATGAGAAGCCCAGCAAGGGCACTTCCCGACTCTCCGAGCGCGCCAAGAAGAAGTCCTGGTACAACGTCATCTATCCGAATTATAAATCACGCGCCGAGGACTTCAAAAAACTGTTCAAAGATGTGCCCAACGATGAGCGTCTAATTGTGG ACTACTCGTGCGCGCTGCAACGGGATATATTGGTGCAGGGTCGTTTGTACGTGTCCCAGAATTATGTGTGTTTCCATGCGAACATCTTTAGCTGGGAAACGTATGTGAGCATCAAATGGAAGGATGTGACAGCAATTACGAAAGAGAAAACAGCGCTCGTGATACCGAATGCGATTACAATATCTACCGCCAGGGAGAAGTATTTTTTTGCGACATTCGCGTCGCGTGACAAGTCGTATTTGATGCTCTTTCGTGTCTGGCAGAACACATTGTTGAACAAACAGTTCTCACAGCAGGAGATCTGGCGTTACGTGCACAATTGCTACGGCGATGAATTGGGCCTGACCACAGACGATGAGGACTATATAGATCCCACGCTGGACGCGGCCGATACAGAAACCGATGGTGACTTTCAAACGGCCCTTGACGATCTCGGCGGCGATCAGAGCAATTCCAGTCAGTGCACCAACAATTcgggccagcagcagcagcagcagcagctgcagcaacagagcggcaacagcagcgccagcagcggcggcggcagcgcagcagctGTACGCAAATCGAAGACGAAATATTTCTTTAACTCAAGCAAATCGTCAAATTTAAACTCATCGGCCAACGCATCGGCCAGTGGCTCGGATAATAAAGCCAGCGACAATACGCGTAAATCAAATAAGAAAATGAAGGCCAATGCCAAAGAGCTGACACTCAGCTCCGTCAAGGCAACGGAGCAATCGGTGGCCGTCACACTCAGCGTGCCCAGCACCAACAGCGGCCCAACCACCGccaccaacaccaacagcaacagcaacaccaccAATACAaacaccaccagcagcagcaccacagCCActgccaccaccaccagcagcagcagcaacaacaacaacaacagcagcagcaacagcagctcagCGATGGCCACCACAACGGCAACAACCACTACAGCCAGTGGTGGCATTGTCGGTGGTGCTGGCGGCGACAGAAGAGCCGAAAagatcaacagcagcagtgcGGCAAACGCAACTGCAGCCGAACCCCAGAGTCATGGCTCCGATGTCAAGCGCAAAGTTGGCAAAAATCAGCGACAACGCGATGATTTGGCGGCCAAAAATGCCGAGGCTGGGCCCACAGATGTCTCGGACTCTTCCGATTCCGAGGAGAACAATGTGCC CTTTGTGCCGAGTACGGAGTGCACATCGACGCACGAGGGCCGCCAAATAGTGCACACAATTCTGCCCATACGCGTGGATACTCTGTTCAATTTTCTGTTCTCAAAGTCGAAATTCCTAACGGACTTTCACGAGCTGCGCAAATCGACCGATCTGTCCATGGGCGAGTGGCATAAAAATGATGAGGGCCAGAATGTGCGGCTGGTAAACGTGACCGTGCAACTGGCCGCCTCGGTGGGCCCAAAAACCTCAAAG GTCACCGAATATCAAACGATGCGCGAGTGCAGCAAGCCGGGTGAACTGTATTCGATAGACGTGAACAGCGTCAACGCGGGCATACCATATGCGGACAGTTTCAGTGTGCTCATACACTTCTGTCTGGCGCG CACTGTGGATGATCATACGATGTTGTCGGTGCATGcgcaaatcaaatataaaaagtcCATTTGGGGCGTTGTCAAGGGCTTCATTGAGAAGAATACGTGGGCGGGCCTGGAGGATTTCTTTGGTGCGCAGCTGCATGCGCTGCAGAGCGAGACCTGCATACCGCCGGCCAAGGGCAAGGGCAGGCGTCCCAGACGTG caactagaACAATTCGCATGCCCAGCTGCAAACTAGCTACAACAACCACACACAGGCCCCAAACAGCGACAATTGATTGcggcagcaacaccaacaacaacgacaacagcaagcAGCACGGACAATGA
- the LOC6628056 gene encoding histone H1-I, translating into MEEPVVSIYDMLMKRHRQQRKEECQQQRDLLQNRRPTQDVQTKPSVDSSIEPKKPRARISRTRFSVDPMQSGVKMSASVVTSAHLTKKKSNILPPSHAKKETLNQLVEKMSGFSRKRLKNAPAEPLPVPEKSVADHTTRSRDNSTKKRTGMRNKPKVNKTPPGSESINQRPRLALSPRNTNRLANKPAVKREKAKANPNEPKVQRRAKNSEAVRPKARLRVHMSKLSIKSASKERKIPPPADNAVHYRL; encoded by the coding sequence ATGGAGGAACCTGTCGTATCCATATATGATATGCTGATGAAGCGCCATCGACAGCAGCGCAAAGAAGAATGCCAACAGCAAAGGGATCTCTTGCAGAACAGGCGTCCCACACAGGATGTGCAGACAAAGCCAAGCGTGGACAGCAGCATTGAGCCGAAGAAGCCACGAGCACGCATCAGTCGCACCAGGTTCTCGGTGGATCCCATGCAGTCCGGGGTTAAGATGTCCGCCAGTGTGGTGACCTCCGCGCATTTAACTAAGAAAAAATCGAACATTCTGCCGCCGTCGCACGCCAAAAAGGAGACGCTCAATCAGCTGGTGGAGAAGATGAGCGGCTTCAGCCGGAAGCGGCTCAAGAATGCTCCAGCGGAGCCGCTGCCGGTGCCGGAAAAGTCGGTCGCGGACCACACAACACGCAGTCGGGATAATTCGACAAAAAAGAGAACCGGCATGCGTAACAAACCGAAGGTCAACAAGACACCGCCTGGCAGCGAATCGATTAATCAGCGTCCGCGATTGGCTCTCTCGCCGCGCAACACAAATCGTTTGGCCAACAAGCCGGCCGTTAAGCGCGAGAAGGCCAAAGCCAATCCCAACGAGCCGAAGGTACAGCGTCGCGCCAAGAACTCGGAGGCTGTGCGGCCGAAGGCGCGCCTGAGAGTGCACATGTCCAAGCTGTCCATCAAGTCGGCCAGCAAGGAGCGCAAGATCCCGCCGCCAGCTGACAATGCAGTGCATTATCGCCTCTGA